CGGACCCGTTGCCCAGGCCCAGCAGGCAATCGAGCTCTACACCGGGCTTCTGGCGGATTCAAGCATCGGCATGCTCATGCCCCATCAAGACGAAGCGGCCGGCATCATGTTTGCCGAATTCAATCTTGCCGGTCAGTGGTTCTCTGGCATGGACGCCGGCACCGATCACCATTTCACGTTCTCGCCGGGGCTGTCGCTGGAAGTCTCCTGCGCCGATCAGGAGGAAATCGATCGGTTATGGGAGGTGCTCTCCAGCGTGCCAGAGGCCGAACAATGCGGCTGGGTGGTGGACCGCTTTGGCGTGAGCTGGCAGATCGTGCCGGAAAATATGGGCGAGTTGATGCAGCACCCGGGCGCGTTTTCACGGATGCTGGAGATGAAGAAAATCATCATGGCCGAGCTATGACGCTCCACGGTCAGGGCTTTTAGGGCGACGGGCCCAGAAACAAATACACAGCACCCTTCAAGATGCGCTCAATCTGAGGCCGCCTCAGACTCAACACGCATAAGTTCGTACCAGCGCACCCCGTGGGGCGGGACAGCAACGGCGAAACGACCCTCGTCGTCGAGCTTGAGATCCTGCGCCGGGCCCTGCTCCCAGAGGTCACGGGCGGCCCATCCTTCCCGCGCGGCGGTGAACCCCACCACCGAGCTCAGCGCCACGGACAGTTCGCATTCGGACTCGCCGGTCCAAAACAGGCTCTTCCGAATGCAGGGTGTAGGTGGGGTTGGTCAGTGATGAATCCGGGCGAGGAACTCGTTTCGGTATAGGTGAGGGCCTTGGTAGAGAATCAGATTGTCTAGATCCAGATTTTTCTACAGCAAGGCCCTCGTGTTCAACGCTACCCTTCAATGCCCTGACCTGACTACTTTCTGCCGCCTTGACGGGCTTGGTCTGGAAGCGACCGGGCAGTTCCTTGCTCCTGATCGTGCTGTGATTGCCTGTCGGGTGGTGGCCACGGATGAATGGTGCCGTAAGTGTGGCGGCGAAGGTATCCCGCGGGACACAGTGACCCGGGAACTCGGCCATGAACCCTTCGGCTGGCGGCCGACGACGTTGCTGGTCCGGATCCGCCGCTATCGGTGTACCGGGTGCGGTCATGTCTGGCGGCAAGACACCACCCAGGCAGCCGAACCACGGTCAAAGCTTTCCCGTCGCGGCCTGGTGTGGGCGTTGGAAGGCATCGTGTGCCAGCACCTCACCGTCGCTCGCGTCGCCGAGGGGCTGGGCGTGTCCTGGAATACCGCGAACAAGGCCGTGTTGGCCGAAGGACGGCGGGTGCTGATCAATGACGCCACACGCTTCGACGGAGTGAAGATCATCGGTGTTGATGAGCATGTGTGGCGCCACACCAGACATGGAGACAAATACGTCACCGTCATCATCGACCTCACCCCGGTCCGCGACAAAAAGGGCCCCTCTAGGCTGCTGGATATGGTTGAGGGCCGTTCCAAACAGGTCTTCGCTACCTGGTTGAAGGAACGCCCTCAAGCTTGGCGTGACGGGGTGGAAGTCGTGGCCATGGACGGGTTCTCCGGGTTCAAAAGCGCTGCCGCCGAAGAGTTGCCTGCCGCTGTTGCGGTGATGGATCCATTCCATGTCGTCCGTCTTGCCGGCGACGCGCTCGATGACTGCCGTCGCCGGGTGCAGCAGGCCACGTGTGGGCATCGGGGACGGGCCGGGGATCCGCTCTACAAAGCCCGGCTGACGCTGCATACCGGTGATGGGTTGCTGACCGAGAAACAACAAAAGCGAATCGCTGATCTCTTCGCCGAGGAGAAACATGTCGAAGTCGAAGCTACGTGGGGCGCCTATCAACGCATGATCGCCGCCTACCGGGCAGAAGACCCGGCCCAAGGTAAGAAGCTCATGCAAGCCCTCATTGATTCCCTCAGCAGCAGGGTCCCTGCAGCTCTGAAAGAACTGAAAAAGATGGGCCGAACACTCAAACGCAGGGCAACTGACGTCCTCGCGTACTTCGACCGTCCGGGAACTTCTAACGGCCCAACTGAAGCAATTAATGGAAGATTGGAACACCTCCGAGGATCCGCCCTTGGCTTCCGCAACCTCACCAACTACGTCGCCAGATCACTGCTGGAATCCGGCGGCTTCAGACCGAAACTACACTCTCAATTCTGAAGAGCCCCAAAACACTGCGACAAAATGACCAGTCTCGGCGGTGGCGGCCCAAACAATAACTTCACCACTCCCCTGACTTTTGGGCTCCCGAATGATCTCGCGGTTGTCCGTTGCCGTGGCGAGGGGCCCTCGACAGGGCGGGATTTGCCAGGCGCTCTATGGTTGCCTTATCGGTCGAGGGCAGGTCGCCACCCATCATCAGCGGCGAGCGCCCCATGACCCACAACGTCAGCAAGGTCTGCTGTTCCGCAGGTGTCAGGCGAGAATCACGTGGCTCACCACGTTCAGCACGGAGACC
The Arthrobacter alpinus genome window above contains:
- a CDS encoding ISL3 family transposase; amino-acid sequence: MFNATLQCPDLTTFCRLDGLGLEATGQFLAPDRAVIACRVVATDEWCRKCGGEGIPRDTVTRELGHEPFGWRPTTLLVRIRRYRCTGCGHVWRQDTTQAAEPRSKLSRRGLVWALEGIVCQHLTVARVAEGLGVSWNTANKAVLAEGRRVLINDATRFDGVKIIGVDEHVWRHTRHGDKYVTVIIDLTPVRDKKGPSRLLDMVEGRSKQVFATWLKERPQAWRDGVEVVAMDGFSGFKSAAAEELPAAVAVMDPFHVVRLAGDALDDCRRRVQQATCGHRGRAGDPLYKARLTLHTGDGLLTEKQQKRIADLFAEEKHVEVEATWGAYQRMIAAYRAEDPAQGKKLMQALIDSLSSRVPAALKELKKMGRTLKRRATDVLAYFDRPGTSNGPTEAINGRLEHLRGSALGFRNLTNYVARSLLESGGFRPKLHSQF